Genomic DNA from Halorussus rarus:
CCGCCGAGCGACGAGACGGCGTCGACGACGGTCAGGACCCCCGCGTCCTGCAGGACTCCGAGCACTTCGTCGAGGTCGTTCAGGACGCCGGTCGGCGTCTCGCAGTGGACCATCGTGGCGACCGCGAAGTCGCGGTCCTCCACGCGTTCCTTCACCGCTTCCGGGTCGAACCCGGCGTCGGCGGGCGCGTCGTGGACGGTCGCCTCCCCGCCGTGCATCTCCGCGAAGTCGGCGAACCCCTCGCCGAAGATGCCGTTGGCCAGGCACAGCACCTCGTCGCCCGACGCCATCAGCGAGGCGACGCTCGCCTCCAGGCCGAGCATCCCCTCGCCGCTCAGCACCAGCACGTCGTCGTCGGTATCGTAGACCCGCGCCAGTTTGCCCAGCAGGTCGCGGTAGAACGGCGAGAACTCCGGCTCCACGTCGGGGTTGACGATGGGGCGACTCGTCGCCTCCCGGACCTCGGGCGGGACGGCTGTCGGACCGGGCGTCATCAGCAGTTCGTCGCGGTCTTCCATGGTCGGGCTTGGACGCCGACCCCCTAAACTGGTCGTGGTCCGCTCCCGCCCGAGCCGGTCGACCGCCGCCATCTCGGCCCGACCCAGCAGCGTCACTCGCGGCTCCCGTCTGTTTCTGCGGAGGCAGCGGGTTCGCCGACCGTGCTGTCTTCGGCGTCCTCCTCCGCCTCCGCCGGTGTCTCGACGTCGTCGGCCCGCTGTCGGAGCGTTCGCCGGATCTCCTCGGCCGAGACGCCGGCGCTGTCGGCTCGGTGGACCACGTCGTCCAGGCGGTCCGCGAAGCTGCCGGCGTCGGTGACCCGCCGGCCGAACGTGCGCCTGGAGCGGCGCTCGGCCTCCCGCTTGCCGTCGCGGCCCGCCAGCGTGGCGTTGACCGAGGCGCCGACCAGCAGCACGAGGCTCCCGGCGTAGAGCCAGGTCACCAGCAGCAGGGTGCCGACCAGCCCGTAGATGTCGGGCTTGTTCGTGAACGCGACGTAGCGGTGGAAGAGCCACTCCAAGGCCGCCCATCCAAGCGCCGCGACGACCACGCCCGGGGCCGCCTCCCGGAGCGACACGCCGGTGTCGGGGAACACCGAGAATATCGGGAGGAACGCCACCGCCAGCGCCAGGGCCCCGACCAGGTCGGCGAGCGACCCCGCGAACGGGACGGTCGGCGGAATCCGGACTACGGTGCCGAACAGCACCGCGCCGACGGCGATACCGATTACCGACAGCCCCGTGTCGTCCGTGGCGTTCCGGAGCGCGTCGATGACGATCCGCCGGCCGGTCGTCGGGGGGAACGACCGGGTCAGTCCGAGCGCGGTGTCGACCAGCTCCGCGC
This window encodes:
- a CDS encoding YihY/virulence factor BrkB family protein, with the protein product MGRLDRLESGVRAVVLEMRREDVTFMAASIAYHALVSMLPLLFLLVLVVSTFGSAELVDTALGLTRSFPPTTGRRIVIDALRNATDDTGLSVIGIAVGAVLFGTVVRIPPTVPFAGSLADLVGALALAVAFLPIFSVFPDTGVSLREAAPGVVVAALGWAALEWLFHRYVAFTNKPDIYGLVGTLLLVTWLYAGSLVLLVGASVNATLAGRDGKREAERRSRRTFGRRVTDAGSFADRLDDVVHRADSAGVSAEEIRRTLRQRADDVETPAEAEEDAEDSTVGEPAASAETDGSRE